Part of the Brassica oleracea var. oleracea cultivar TO1000 unplaced genomic scaffold, BOL UnpScaffold01031, whole genome shotgun sequence genome is shown below.
cgatgacgtagttgctgaagcagacgtcgtgTTGAGtagtgaagaccatgtggagtcaagaaGAGTCAAGGTACTGAGCTGGAGTCgcgtagacttggagagcaagagagtatcttggagataaggaaagaggaataaacttgagaagcaaatttataacttaaagAAGAGGAATAAATGctttccaagaaaaggaaagttgcacttattgttatggaagatgtccatacatgttgccttggagactagggtttcgggaacatgaagaataactataagataactatggggtcgtctgtatagagacagagacacagaggctgatcttatagaaagagagagaagctcttggaagtgttctgggtcgtgttgaagcagtggctgaagtacttgacggaagagagacacaagcgggtagcttaggaatctttcagtagcagttGTTAGGGTGTAACAGGCTGTGTAAAACTGATTAAGAAGATCTTGTAATAGAGTGTACAaggcgatttctaataaaaCTTAAGGGTTGCTTGTAGTTGTTTTGTCTCTTGCTTTACTTTCTGCATTACCTTATTGTGTTTGCATCTTGCACTTACAGAGACTACTCACTGCTTTGTGGATGCTGCATGGAATGCAACTACAAGGGGAGGAGGGTTCGAGTGTATCTTCAGAAACCGTTCTAACACGAAGACCCTCCATTAATTTTCTTCAAATCGCTGCTATATCGGCTCTGCTTTCACTGCAGAAGCTATAACGATTAAAACCGCACTCGCGGAAGCAATCAACTTGGGACTAAGAATGCTGTCTGTATGGTCAGATTCAGAGTCACTCTCATTATAGCAATCTCATCACAAGATAGAAGAATCGAAACTCAAGGAGTGCTGTATGATATCTATCATTTATGTTCTTTATTTTCTGCAGTGTCTTTTCAGTAAGTCCCTCGGCCTAGCAATGCCGATGTTGATGCCTTAGCTAAGGGAGCTTTGTTGAACTTTGTTAACTCGGTTTGAGTTTAATTTGAAGTAaggtttgttcaaaaaaaaaaaaaaaagaaacgatagCAGGAATTACATAATTCAATGGACACACTCATTACCAATAAGTAGAAACCAACTCCACAGAAGAGGAAGACGAAATTGTGTCTTAAGCTTCATTAGAGAACTCAGGAACAGAGTAATCGATATCTAGACATAACTGAGCAAAGGTCGGAACACGTTCATTGACACAAATGTTACTTAAACTCACAAGGAGGTGCtagaattattaaaaaaaaaaaaaaaaaaactaatctttAATGTTTTATAGAAATGAGGCTATAATGAATACCCAAGATATAATCCAATAGTAGTATATGTTTGACAGTGAAACTAGGGTTGGGCTTATTTGAGCAGGCCCAAATATCTGAGGCCAATCATGAGGCAGGTGATGATAGTGAGGCACCGAGTCTAGCTCCCTCTCTGGTTCTTCCTCCTCAAATCAAATCCAGCTTTTCGTGTTCTCAAAGTCGTCGAAAATGCTGGCTAGGCTCGCTGCGAAGCGTCTCCTCGAGATCCGCCAAGCACCATCTCAGGTACTTCTCCAATTTACTTCCTGCATCCTTCTTTAGCGTTTCCTCGATCTCAACCTTGGTTTCGTTTTTATATTTTCGCAGGCGTCTCGTAGCTTCTCAACAGCCTTAAACTACGTGAGTCTTGCATATTTTCGTTGATCTCTCTATCCTTTTAATTATGTAATCtgatctttgttgttgttgttgattgaTTATAGCACCTGGATTCTCCTGACAACAAACCGGATCTTCCATGGGAGTTTTCTGAGGCTAACAAATCCAAGGTCACTCCCTTAATCAATAGCTTCTGAAAACAATTACATTGTGTTCAACGAATTGGGGTTTTATCCAAATTCGTCCTTTTttaaagaagaacaaaacaaaaaaatgtaaaattgtcATCTTggttacatttattttttcttgcaTTATCCTTCTTATTATACATAGAGCATAGAGAGTTAAAGCAATTGTTTGGCTTAAGACAAAGACTAGGAAACTGCCTTTGTGGAGTTATAAGTACCTGATATACTCGTGTGTATTTGGTTCCCGCTTACTGCTTCTGTCATGTTTATCTGCACTAATCTTTGCATGGATAGTCCCCATGCATCCaagattttctgattttttttttgttgttcaaaCTCTCTAGGTTAAGGAGATACTCTCTTACTATCCATCAAACTACAAGCAGTCTGCTGTGATTCCCCTTCTTGATCTTGCCCAACAACAGCATGGAGGCTGGCTCCCTGTTTCAGCTATGAACGCggttcgtttttgtttttttgtttttgttttttttcagctGTACTCTTACGTCtataattatcttctttttttttttcttcccatTTTCcgcttttgtttgattttaccAATATGACACTTTGCAGGTTGCTAAAGTTATAGAAGTGGCTCCTATTCGTGTTTATGAGGTTGCAACTTTTTACTCCATGTTCAACAGGGCAAAGGTAAGTAGTACTTACTACCCATCCGCTCAAGTCTTTACTTTAACCTTCAAACacacatttttcattttgtgATTTTACAGGTCGGAAAGTACCACCTGCTAGTTTGTGGCACAACACCTTGCATGATCTGTGGCTCACGAGAGATCGAATCAGCTTTGCTAGACCATTTGGGAGTGAAGCGCGGCGGTAAAGCTCTATAACTGACCTTTCATGCACAAAATCATTATACGGTTCCTCAGTCATAACGATCTCTGGCTTTAACTATGTATGTTGCAGAAGTCACAAAGGATGGTTTGTTCTCTGTTGGAGAGATGGAATGCATGGTATGGATCACTTATCACCTCTGAGATTAATACTTCTTGATCTCATGTAGAATTGTTTTTGTTGACAGGGATGCTGTGTTAATGCGCCAATGATCACTGTGGCAGATTATTCCAATGGATCAGAAGGATATACATATAACTATTTCGTATGTCCAATAACTTTCTTTCCTCCTGCATTATTTTCCTTCGTTCACACTGTCTTATTGCTACGATAAACAGGAAGATGTTACACCTGAGAAAGTTGTAGAGATTGTTGAAAAGCTGAGAAAGGGAGAAAAGCCACCGGTAAGACACTGAACTAACCAGTCTTATAATGCTGTAAAGGGTTCCCTATccggttttgtttttttcgagttttaaaatttttcagTTCTAAATTTGGTTTTGTGTAGCAAAAGATATCagcgttgaaaaaaaaaaaaaaaaaagaaaagatatcaGCGTTGAACTCAAAACCCAAATTCTAATCATGTAAACTTTGTTTCAGCATGGAACTCAAAATCCGAAGAGGATCAAGTGCGGACCTGAAGGAGGTAACAAGACACTGCTCGGTGAGCCAAAGCCACCACAGTTTCGTGATCTTGACGCTTGCTAAGCCAAGTTCTTTaaacttgagatttttttatgtgGTTCAATAACGCAAAAGGCTATAAATGAATGTTTGAAGCCTGTAGCATCAAACTGAGTTTGCATACTCTTTGTAGTTTGTCTTCTTGGTTTTGGAGGTTAGACcccattttaaaacaaaatgaccaaaaggtgTTCTCTTTTGTTATC
Proteins encoded:
- the LOC106320713 gene encoding NADH dehydrogenase [ubiquinone] flavoprotein 2, mitochondrial-like, which gives rise to MLARLAAKRLLEIRQAPSQASRSFSTALNYHLDSPDNKPDLPWEFSEANKSKVKEILSYYPSNYKQSAVIPLLDLAQQQHGGWLPVSAMNAVAKVIEVAPIRVYEVATFYSMFNRAKVGKYHLLVCGTTPCMICGSREIESALLDHLGVKRGEVTKDGLFSVGEMECMGCCVNAPMITVADYSNGSEGYTYNYFEDVTPEKVVEIVEKLRKGEKPPHGTQNPKRIKCGPEGGNKTLLGEPKPPQFRDLDAC